A region from the uncultured Macellibacteroides sp. genome encodes:
- a CDS encoding DUF4252 domain-containing protein — MKKIVAILALIIISQAGYSQKNVNDIFKEFSKMENVTSINMGQISMKFAGFFTDTMGVDGIEVYSLEDCSNDVKEKLSKAINKLKDYKFETMINSNENGERTKVLVRIENDMIREMVIVTSGSDAALVRIKGKIKPSDIDRMVNKHGKGES; from the coding sequence ATGAAAAAAATCGTGGCAATACTGGCGCTTATTATCATTAGCCAGGCAGGATACAGTCAGAAGAATGTGAACGACATTTTCAAGGAATTTTCCAAAATGGAAAATGTAACCAGCATCAACATGGGACAAATTAGCATGAAGTTCGCCGGTTTTTTTACTGATACAATGGGGGTGGATGGAATTGAAGTATATTCCTTAGAAGATTGTTCCAATGATGTAAAAGAGAAGCTAAGCAAGGCTATTAACAAGCTGAAAGATTACAAATTTGAAACAATGATTAATTCCAACGAAAACGGTGAACGCACAAAGGTGTTGGTAAGAATAGAGAACGATATGATCCGGGAGATGGTTATTGTTACATCGGGAAGCGATGCAGCTTTGGTACGAATCAAAGGTAAAATCAAACCTTCCGATATCGACCGGATGGTTAATAAACATGGAAAAGGTGAGTCCTGA
- a CDS encoding RNA polymerase sigma factor, which produces MSPDQFKQTFLPLHPKLYRVAYALTGNKDDSEDILQEAYCKLWNKRTDLTAINNPEAFSVTLVKNLCFDFLRSSKSGRYEDSLENVTMANFSTPDIELENADEIDRIKQLIEMLPDNQKLVLKLRGLSDCSMEEIEEITGFSAVNVRTLLSRARKIIKEQYIKLNVYER; this is translated from the coding sequence GTGAGTCCTGATCAATTCAAACAGACGTTTCTTCCTTTGCACCCTAAACTCTATCGTGTCGCCTACGCCCTGACGGGAAATAAAGACGATTCCGAAGATATTCTTCAGGAGGCATACTGTAAGTTATGGAATAAACGAACAGATCTGACAGCAATTAATAATCCGGAGGCATTCTCGGTCACACTTGTAAAAAATCTTTGTTTTGATTTTCTGCGTTCTTCCAAGTCGGGTAGATACGAAGATAGCCTCGAAAATGTGACGATGGCCAATTTCAGCACTCCTGATATAGAACTGGAAAATGCGGATGAAATAGATCGGATCAAACAACTGATAGAAATGTTACCGGACAACCAAAAGCTAGTTCTGAAATTAAGAGGATTGAGCGACTGTTCAATGGAAGAGATCGAGGAGATTACCGGATTCAGCGCTGTCAATGTACGCACGTTGCTTTCGCGGGCACGGAAAATTATCAAAGAGCAATACATAAAACTAAACGTATATGAACGATAA
- a CDS encoding DUF4252 domain-containing protein, translating to MKTRYLIITLLCIVFTQSGFAQNSSKLFEKYADMDNVTSVYISKAMFKMMPTMQTAGLNLMNMKGKVESLQVLTTERKDLTIKMRNEFAQLVTRQHQELMRVRDGKTKATFYAIMQGDLVKDMVMLADTEEGFTVIQLLGNFTLQDIQEITKDMDK from the coding sequence ATGAAAACCAGATACTTGATTATTACGCTTCTGTGTATTGTTTTTACACAATCAGGCTTCGCACAAAACAGCAGTAAGTTGTTTGAAAAGTATGCCGACATGGACAATGTAACATCAGTCTACATTTCGAAAGCTATGTTCAAAATGATGCCGACCATGCAGACTGCCGGTCTGAATCTTATGAATATGAAAGGCAAAGTCGAATCTCTGCAGGTACTGACTACCGAACGAAAGGATCTGACAATAAAAATGCGCAATGAATTTGCCCAGTTGGTTACCAGACAACATCAAGAGCTGATGCGTGTACGTGATGGGAAAACAAAAGCTACCTTTTATGCTATTATGCAAGGAGACCTGGTAAAGGATATGGTCATGCTAGCCGACACGGAAGAAGGATTTACCGTTATACAGCTTTTAGGAAACTTTACTCTGCAGGATATCCAGGAAATAACAAAAGATATGGATAAGTAG
- a CDS encoding YfhO family protein — protein sequence MQILVKKWSGHLAALVLFIVVTIAYFSPSVLDGKVIRQGDMLKFTGMTEELNKYAGEAKDGNIIAWTGSMFSGMPSYNIAVKGVAPDYLSYLETAVKSIDFNGASMVLTGLICFYILMCVLEIPLWLAIAGAIAFAFASYNLIIIEAGHITKAYVIAYMPLTIAGMLLLFRSRFLWGAVLFTLGVALSIINGHLQITYYLALLCFIMYIGYAWEKVKEKALTPLAKTSAVLLVSVILAVLPNLGNLYANWEMSKTSLRGPTELTQTTTGSAEKVSDGLDKDYAFAWSYGKSELLTLLVPNAYGGASGGTLDDSSELYKELRSKGAQVGADVQTYTYWGDKIFTSGPVYFGALICFLFVLGMFVVPNKMKWWMLGGSVFLIFLALGKNFDSFNDIMFHHLPMYNKFRTVEMALVIPGLVFPLIALWGLKEVLTGKVEVQLLKRAMLTALSLTGGICLILWLMPSLFLDFRSPLDSQYQMPDWYYNALLMDRKALAQDDALRSLLFILLGAGLLFWFFKAKNKEKTATLVGVGMALLLLVDLWSVDKRYLNGDDFVREQPAESYKASVADKEILKDTDPSFRVLNLNNPFQETNTSYYHKSIGGYHAAKLRRYQELVDHRLVGELGSIMQTFQKAKTADDVIKCLMVCPSLNMLNMRYIIYSPDQAPVRNPFAYGNAWFVEKVEMADNADAEMAAMNKYNPLMVAVVDKRFAKELEGFTPQPDSAATITMTSYKPHEVAYKAKASTEQLAVFSEIYYQPGWKAFVDGKETPHFRADWTLRAMRVPAGDHQIVFKFIPDQYIMATQVASVSSLLIMLLLLGAIGYSVWTTLKARKQ from the coding sequence ATGCAGATTTTAGTTAAGAAATGGAGTGGGCATCTGGCAGCCCTTGTCCTATTCATTGTAGTAACAATAGCCTATTTCTCTCCATCAGTATTGGATGGAAAGGTGATTCGTCAGGGCGATATGCTTAAGTTCACGGGTATGACCGAAGAACTTAACAAGTATGCTGGTGAAGCGAAGGATGGAAACATCATTGCCTGGACTGGCTCTATGTTTTCAGGAATGCCTTCCTATAACATTGCGGTGAAAGGTGTGGCCCCTGATTATTTATCTTATCTTGAAACAGCCGTTAAATCGATTGATTTTAACGGTGCAAGCATGGTACTTACAGGACTAATCTGCTTCTATATTCTCATGTGCGTGTTGGAGATTCCTTTATGGCTGGCCATTGCGGGAGCCATTGCTTTTGCTTTTGCCTCCTATAACTTGATTATTATTGAAGCTGGCCACATTACCAAAGCGTATGTTATTGCCTATATGCCGCTTACTATTGCAGGTATGCTGTTGCTTTTCCGAAGCAGGTTTCTTTGGGGAGCTGTACTGTTTACGTTGGGTGTTGCCCTTTCTATCATAAACGGTCACCTTCAGATCACTTATTACCTTGCGTTGCTTTGTTTTATCATGTATATAGGGTATGCCTGGGAAAAGGTTAAGGAAAAGGCATTAACTCCTTTGGCGAAGACATCCGCTGTACTGCTGGTCAGTGTGATACTGGCAGTTTTGCCTAACTTGGGTAATTTGTATGCCAACTGGGAAATGAGTAAAACATCTTTGCGTGGACCTACGGAGCTTACTCAAACTACTACAGGAAGTGCGGAAAAGGTATCTGATGGACTCGACAAAGATTATGCTTTTGCCTGGAGTTATGGAAAGAGCGAGCTGCTAACATTGCTAGTACCCAATGCTTATGGAGGTGCTTCAGGTGGTACGCTTGATGATTCATCCGAATTGTACAAAGAGCTTCGCAGCAAAGGAGCTCAGGTTGGAGCCGACGTGCAGACTTATACCTATTGGGGAGATAAGATTTTTACATCTGGTCCGGTTTACTTTGGAGCGCTTATTTGCTTTTTGTTTGTGTTGGGGATGTTTGTCGTTCCCAACAAAATGAAGTGGTGGATGCTTGGAGGCTCGGTTTTTCTTATTTTCCTCGCTCTGGGAAAGAATTTCGATAGCTTCAATGATATCATGTTTCATCACCTGCCTATGTATAACAAATTCCGAACGGTGGAGATGGCGCTTGTTATTCCCGGGCTTGTTTTCCCCTTGATCGCTTTATGGGGACTAAAAGAAGTGTTGACCGGCAAGGTGGAAGTGCAGTTGCTTAAGCGAGCAATGCTTACTGCATTGAGTCTAACAGGTGGTATCTGTCTTATTCTTTGGTTGATGCCAAGCCTGTTTCTTGATTTCCGTTCGCCACTAGACTCACAGTATCAGATGCCTGACTGGTATTACAATGCATTGCTGATGGACAGAAAGGCTCTTGCTCAAGATGATGCATTGCGGTCGCTTCTATTTATTTTGCTTGGAGCAGGATTGTTGTTTTGGTTTTTCAAAGCCAAAAACAAGGAAAAAACAGCTACACTGGTAGGTGTTGGTATGGCATTGCTTCTGCTGGTTGATTTATGGAGTGTGGATAAGCGTTACCTGAATGGTGATGATTTTGTACGCGAACAACCTGCCGAATCCTATAAAGCTTCTGTGGCTGATAAAGAAATTTTGAAAGATACAGATCCTTCGTTCCGCGTATTGAATCTGAATAATCCTTTTCAGGAAACGAATACTTCCTATTACCATAAGTCTATTGGTGGATATCATGCTGCCAAGCTGCGCAGGTATCAGGAACTGGTTGACCATCGTTTAGTAGGAGAACTTGGTTCTATTATGCAAACATTCCAGAAAGCTAAGACGGCCGATGATGTGATAAAATGTCTCATGGTATGCCCGTCTCTCAATATGTTGAATATGCGTTATATTATATATAGTCCCGATCAGGCTCCTGTTCGCAATCCGTTTGCCTATGGCAACGCCTGGTTTGTTGAAAAAGTGGAGATGGCCGACAATGCTGATGCAGAAATGGCTGCAATGAATAAATACAATCCACTGATGGTGGCTGTGGTAGATAAACGTTTTGCCAAGGAGCTGGAAGGCTTTACACCACAACCGGATTCGGCAGCTACGATTACAATGACCAGTTACAAGCCTCACGAGGTAGCTTATAAAGCGAAAGCTTCCACCGAGCAATTGGCGGTTTTCTCGGAAATTTACTATCAACCGGGATGGAAAGCTTTTGTTGATGGGAAAGAAACTCCTCATTTTCGTGCCGACTGGACTTTGCGCGCCATGCGTGTTCCTGCCGGTGATCATCAGATTGTGTTTAAGTTTATACCAGATCAGTATATCATGGCTACACAGGTTGCATCGGTAAGCTCATTGCTTATTATGTTACTGCTTTTGGGAGCTATCGGCTATTCGGTTTGGACTACCCTTAAAGCGAGAAAACAGTAA
- a CDS encoding glycosyltransferase family 2 protein, which yields MQPLFSIITVTYNAEKWIERTLLSVLSQTYPNIEYIVIDGASKDGTMEIAGRYASGITCLKSEPDKGIYDAMNKGIQQATGDYIWFLNAGDTLHNADTVYRIVQRIEKRGILPDVIYGETSIVDAEGRSMGLRRLKAPNRLTWKSFRMGMLVCHQSFIAKREIAPLFDLNYRLVADYDWCIQCLKRADSVHNSRRVLSDFLEQGMSSVHRKDSLKERYAVMCKYYGKVPTLLLHGWFAVRFYFAKWVKGRV from the coding sequence ATGCAACCCCTTTTTTCAATTATAACAGTAACATATAACGCGGAAAAGTGGATTGAGCGCACCTTGTTGAGTGTCCTGAGTCAGACTTATCCGAACATAGAATATATAGTAATAGATGGTGCTTCCAAAGATGGCACCATGGAGATTGCCGGACGTTATGCTTCCGGCATTACCTGTCTGAAAAGTGAACCCGACAAAGGGATCTATGATGCCATGAATAAAGGTATTCAGCAGGCAACGGGCGACTATATCTGGTTTCTCAATGCGGGAGATACCTTGCACAATGCAGATACAGTGTACCGCATAGTGCAACGAATAGAAAAGAGAGGAATTTTGCCGGACGTTATCTATGGAGAAACTTCCATTGTGGATGCCGAAGGACGTAGCATGGGCCTCAGAAGATTAAAGGCCCCGAACCGGTTAACCTGGAAGAGCTTCCGCATGGGCATGCTTGTTTGCCACCAGTCCTTTATCGCAAAAAGGGAAATAGCCCCTTTGTTCGATTTAAATTACCGTCTGGTTGCCGATTACGATTGGTGCATTCAGTGTCTTAAACGTGCAGATTCTGTACATAATTCAAGGAGAGTGTTATCAGACTTTCTCGAGCAGGGGATGAGTTCTGTACATCGTAAAGACTCTCTCAAGGAACGATATGCCGTAATGTGCAAGTATTATGGGAAAGTTCCAACGTTGTTATTGCACGGCTGGTTTGCAGTCCGCTTCTATTTTGCCAAATGGGTAAAAGGACGTGTCTGA
- a CDS encoding glycosyltransferase family 1 protein translates to MKILYDHQMFSMQKYGGVTRYFCDLMNNLPSWVESELGVEYSENQYLRESGIIKLKDLSLTSNFRVNRRVYSFLNSRISTRALKANQFDVFHPTYYSPYFLNNLSRPFVLTVHDMIHEKFKELFTFYDTNAANKKELVKKASHIIAVSQHTKNDLIDLLDVDESRITVVQHGYKQRVEASPQLYNRYILFVGERKNYKNFTRFAEAITPLLKEDSSLKLVCTGNAFNGMELNHLASLQIQSQVIHHAATDSELASLYKYALVFVFPSLYEGFGIPILEAFANECPVCLSSASCFPEIARHGALYFDPLDKESIQETVRQVITDQSLASKLVEEGRSRLTAFSLDNMVNKTCNVYRSVL, encoded by the coding sequence ATGAAAATACTATATGACCATCAGATGTTTTCGATGCAGAAGTATGGCGGTGTAACCCGTTATTTCTGTGATTTGATGAATAATCTGCCTTCATGGGTGGAGAGTGAGCTTGGTGTGGAGTATTCCGAGAACCAATACTTGAGGGAATCGGGGATCATCAAGCTGAAAGATCTTTCGCTTACATCCAACTTTCGTGTTAACCGCCGGGTCTATTCTTTCCTTAACTCGCGGATTTCGACAAGAGCTCTGAAGGCGAATCAGTTTGACGTATTTCATCCTACTTACTACTCTCCTTACTTTTTGAACAATCTTTCACGTCCGTTTGTGTTGACGGTACACGATATGATTCACGAAAAATTTAAGGAACTGTTCACATTCTACGATACAAATGCGGCTAATAAGAAAGAGCTGGTAAAGAAGGCATCACATATCATAGCAGTAAGTCAGCATACAAAGAACGATCTGATTGACTTGCTGGATGTGGACGAATCCCGAATAACAGTTGTACAACATGGATACAAACAACGGGTAGAAGCTTCGCCACAACTATACAACCGCTATATCCTTTTTGTAGGCGAGCGGAAAAATTATAAGAATTTCACTCGTTTTGCGGAAGCCATCACGCCTTTGCTTAAAGAAGATTCTTCCCTTAAACTGGTTTGTACTGGTAACGCTTTTAATGGCATGGAGTTGAACCACCTGGCTTCGCTGCAGATCCAGTCGCAGGTCATTCATCATGCTGCCACCGATAGCGAATTGGCATCTCTATATAAATATGCCTTGGTGTTTGTTTTTCCTTCTTTGTATGAAGGATTTGGTATTCCTATACTGGAAGCTTTTGCCAATGAATGCCCGGTTTGTTTGAGCAGTGCAAGTTGTTTCCCGGAAATAGCTCGTCATGGAGCTCTCTATTTCGATCCGCTGGATAAGGAATCCATACAGGAAACAGTCCGGCAGGTTATTACAGACCAGTCTCTTGCCAGCAAGCTGGTTGAAGAAGGGCGCAGCCGTCTGACGGCTTTCTCATTGGATAATATGGTGAATAAAACGTGTAATGTATATAGATCCGTTCTGTGA
- a CDS encoding glycosyltransferase, which produces MADKRKLIFLIVDFQEIALGKDVFLTPYYLGKMNDMEVTIVYPASEDNKDLPSQYRGVTLKPLHFKSNYTPFSFKGEWYFLYYILRHAREADVLMRFHFSYQTWLIGLIYKIINPKGFFYIKGDGYGLFTSLFRNKFSFLLRLKNRLIRKAMHATCRLADRISLETPDVYNYLKKELRGKENEKLVLMLNGFDEELCEQLQIKKRLLTEKENIILAVGRIGAPDKNNEQLLRALETLNLKDWKVVFVGPVETRSSDFTQTIESFYQRNPGMKAKVLFTGAVYDKKELWEWYNRAKVFVHTSPKESYGIVLNEAFYFDNYILSTNVGIASYLINFGYGELLEHNDSDGLSIKLQQIINGEKKLDELLLARKSDSDAITWKKEIIKMGELIPCVNK; this is translated from the coding sequence ATGGCTGATAAACGAAAGCTTATATTTCTTATTGTTGATTTTCAGGAAATAGCCTTGGGGAAAGATGTTTTCCTTACTCCTTATTATCTTGGAAAGATGAATGATATGGAGGTTACTATCGTATATCCCGCCAGTGAAGATAACAAAGATCTGCCTTCTCAATACCGAGGCGTAACATTAAAGCCTCTTCACTTTAAGAGTAATTATACCCCTTTCTCTTTTAAAGGGGAATGGTATTTTCTTTATTATATACTGCGTCATGCCCGTGAGGCAGATGTGTTGATGCGGTTCCATTTTTCGTATCAGACATGGCTGATCGGACTTATATATAAAATCATAAATCCGAAAGGGTTTTTTTATATCAAAGGGGATGGATACGGATTATTTACTTCGCTGTTTCGCAATAAATTTTCCTTTTTGCTGCGTTTGAAGAACCGATTAATTCGCAAGGCGATGCATGCTACATGCCGGTTGGCAGACAGAATTTCATTGGAAACTCCCGATGTATATAACTACTTAAAGAAGGAATTACGCGGAAAGGAGAACGAAAAGCTAGTACTTATGCTAAATGGTTTTGATGAGGAACTGTGTGAACAACTGCAGATTAAGAAGCGTTTGCTGACAGAAAAGGAGAATATAATCCTTGCTGTTGGTCGTATCGGTGCACCTGATAAGAATAATGAACAACTATTGAGGGCCTTGGAAACATTGAACTTGAAAGATTGGAAGGTTGTTTTTGTTGGTCCGGTCGAAACCCGTTCCAGCGATTTTACTCAGACCATTGAAAGCTTTTACCAGCGTAATCCCGGAATGAAAGCAAAGGTGTTATTTACTGGTGCTGTTTACGATAAGAAGGAACTGTGGGAATGGTATAACAGAGCCAAAGTATTTGTGCACACTTCTCCTAAAGAGTCGTACGGTATCGTATTGAACGAGGCTTTTTACTTTGATAATTATATTTTATCGACCAACGTAGGTATTGCAAGCTATTTAATAAACTTTGGTTATGGCGAATTGCTTGAGCACAATGATTCAGATGGACTATCTATAAAATTGCAGCAAATAATAAATGGAGAGAAGAAACTCGATGAGTTACTGCTTGCACGTAAGTCAGATAGTGATGCCATTACCTGGAAAAAAGAAATTATAAAAATGGGAGAGCTTATTCCTTGTGTTAATAAATAA
- a CDS encoding glycosyltransferase family 2 protein: MSSVVSSPCTPIHCLVSVIIVNFNTRDYLLGCLRSVFEQTKNVSFEVIVIDNASSDDSVQVVKYNYPKVTVIESDRNLGFGAANNRAFDEAKGKYVFFLNPDTVLMNDAISILAAYLDANASVALCGGNLFTAGGTHNGSYSLDVHSRLRELCIALNIRYTGNKEHFNTGESKKVGTICGADMMIKRTVFERVGRFNEQFFMYYEEPDLCSRIHKAGFEVHSVPKANIIHFEGASTNLNTVFDKPSKFFYISSQLTYTRLHLKEVYPLLWLIHFGKSLLGYMLYSLKKNERRKTYWQNYLSTVCGKSVLNDIMK, from the coding sequence ATGAGTTCTGTTGTTTCTTCACCCTGCACACCTATACACTGTTTGGTATCAGTGATTATCGTAAATTTCAATACCCGAGATTATCTGTTAGGGTGTTTGCGAAGTGTATTCGAACAAACGAAGAATGTCTCTTTCGAAGTAATTGTCATCGATAATGCTTCCTCCGACGATTCTGTACAGGTGGTGAAATATAATTATCCAAAAGTTACTGTTATTGAATCTGACCGTAATCTTGGTTTCGGTGCCGCAAATAACCGGGCGTTTGATGAGGCTAAAGGAAAGTATGTTTTTTTTCTTAATCCGGACACGGTGCTAATGAATGATGCTATTTCTATCCTAGCGGCCTACCTGGATGCAAATGCTTCGGTAGCCCTATGCGGAGGAAATCTTTTTACAGCAGGAGGAACTCACAATGGTTCTTATAGTTTGGATGTTCATTCCCGGTTGCGCGAACTATGCATCGCTCTGAATATAAGATACACTGGAAATAAGGAACATTTCAATACTGGCGAAAGCAAGAAAGTGGGAACGATCTGCGGTGCAGATATGATGATTAAACGAACGGTTTTTGAACGTGTCGGGCGATTCAATGAACAGTTTTTTATGTATTATGAAGAACCTGATTTATGTAGTCGTATTCATAAAGCCGGATTTGAAGTTCATTCGGTTCCAAAAGCAAATATCATCCATTTTGAGGGCGCATCAACCAACCTGAACACGGTGTTCGATAAACCCTCTAAGTTTTTTTACATAAGTAGTCAGCTTACTTATACACGGCTGCATCTTAAGGAGGTTTACCCTTTACTTTGGCTTATTCATTTCGGCAAATCCTTGTTGGGCTACATGCTTTATTCGCTGAAGAAGAATGAACGGCGTAAAACTTACTGGCAGAATTACCTAAGTACGGTTTGTGGTAAGTCGGTTTTAAACGATATAATGAAGTAA